The following coding sequences lie in one Anoplolepis gracilipes chromosome 4, ASM4749672v1, whole genome shotgun sequence genomic window:
- the Med18 gene encoding mediator of RNA polymerase II transcription subunit 18 — MTAPISTAMDSLSAALKSNIIPNQEYLLQGSVLDTSVEVLLHRLRGLCDNVDTGPEPFYDHEMCFSIRRGSPQEQPLLLRVRRALDPIHSDMPWQLRYIGQPELGDKSRPTVVRSSIDIATSNTVVEFLTELGCKLDFEYVTRGYMFRKGRMKITVSKIFKVNQGKVPEGVPEMISQSYLVELSVLAPSGQDAIAEDMRIFAEQLRPLVQLEKIDYKRLVH, encoded by the exons ATGACTGCTCCAATCAGCACTGCCATGGATAGTTTGAGCGCTGCTCTAAAATCCAACATTATTCCCAATCAAGAATATCTGCTACAAGGCTCAGTATTGGATACCTCAGTAGAAGTATTATTGCACAGACTTCGTGGTTTGTGCGACAATGTAGACACTGGACCAGAGCCCTTCTACGATCATGAGATGTGTTTTAGTATTCGAAG agGTTCACCGCAGGAACAACCACTGCTATTGCGAGTCCGACGGGCTCTAGACCCAATTCACTCAGACATGCCATGGCAATTACGATACATCGGGCAACCTGAATTAGGTGATAAATCTCGACCGACAGTCGTACGCAGTAGCATTGATATCGCCACTAGCAACACTGTGGTAGAATTTCTTACCGAGCTGGGCTGCAAGTTGGATTTTGAATATGTCACTCGTGGTTACATGTTCCGTAAAGGCAGGATGAAGATTACAGTGTCGAAGATCTTTAAGGTGAATCAAGGCAAAGTGCCAGAAGGTGTGCCAGAGATGATATCACAAAGTTATTTGGTGGAGCTGAGTGTATTAGCTCCCAGTGGACAAGATGCTATAGCAGAAGACATGAGAATATTCGCTGAACAGCTACGACCTTTGGTGCAACTGGAAAAAATAGATTACAAGAGACTAGTTCATTAG